The Ornithorhynchus anatinus isolate Pmale09 chromosome 16, mOrnAna1.pri.v4, whole genome shotgun sequence genome contains the following window.
cccaaaggacctgggttctagtcccagttccgccattggctgcgtggctttgggcgagtcatttcatttctctgtgactcagtttcttcagccgtaaaatggaaagtaagaccgtgagccccatgtgagacagggactgtgtccaacctgattagcttaataataataatgttggtatttgttaagcgcttactatgtgccgagcactgttctaagcgctggggtagacacaggggaatcaggttgttccacgtggggctcacagtcttaatccccattttacagatgaggtaactgaggcacagagaagttaagtgacttgcccaaagtcacacagctgacaagtggccgagccgggattcgaacccatgaactctgactccaaagcccgtgctctttccactgagccacgctgcttcttagcttgccttcattcattcattcctatttcttgagcgttcactgtgtgcagagcactgtactaagcacttgggaagtaccatacagcaatagagagagacaatccctgcccacaggggacttacagtctaggttggggagggggggaaccccagcgcctagtatagtgtgtggcacacagtgagggcttaaataccatttccaAAAAAAATCGGGAAAAAGAGAGTCAAACTGAAGCTCCGATCTTGTCTACTAACCTGCTTCCTGCCCTCACCATCCTTTTACCCTTCCAGGTCCCTAAGATCCATGCGAGAAGGTTGCCTTcaatccttccccaccccacctcacacaccCCAGCTCCGCCCCAACCTTAAGCTTCGGCAAGAGCCGAGAATCCCAGGCCTAAGACAATAGCACCATTTTATTTGATCTGGGGCCCAGACAAATGTGGACTCAGGcccccactgtctctctctctgggacAAGCCCCCCACAGTCCCTCTTTCTTCTAGGTTAAGCCAGCTCCAACTGGTAGCTCTTAACGGGGGGTAGAGTGCGGTTGGTGGTTCGGTTGAAAGTGTCCATCTCGGGCACGTACTTCTCGGCCGGCACGGTCAGCTTCCGGCGGGTGTCCATGCACTTGTTGTCCAGCTGCAGCGAATTGGCCTTGCAGATGATGTCGGCCTGCACTCGGGCCAGGTGTTTGTACAGGGCATCCAGGGCATCCCTGTTGGTCGAGGGCAGAGCGGCgtggtggagtgggggtgggtcGGGGAAACTGGgttgccccctccccgctccagcgCCTCctccgtccctgccccatgtggtccccaccccaatccccacCCTGATGCACCCCTCTCCCACTTCTGTCTCCATCTCCACCAGGGTTCTGAGGGGAGCAAGGGTCAGCGGGTGATGGGGACCACCCATGGGAGAATCCATCCAGTTGGGAATCCCAGGAGAGCCCGAGGGGACGGGTTGGAGCCGAGGGTCAAAGGCTGGGGCCGCAGCCAAGGGAATACCTGCCCTTTCCCCTTGGAATCCCTGCCCGGCCCTAGAGTGAAACCCACTTGGACTGTGCCAGCTTCTGCTTCAGCACAGCGACGGTTCCCTCCAGCTGGTGAACCTCATCCGTCAGGCCGTACTGCACCtagaggccggggagagggggcagagggaaggagagagaggtgccAGTTTGGGAGGAGATAGGGGGAAAGGCCGACCCAGAGGCAGAGGGAATCGGAGACAGACACCCCTTTCccccagcttcattcattcaattcagtgaatcatatttattgagtacttactgggtgctgagccctGAGcgggtgggagagtgcaatatctaTTCCCTCTGAGGAACTTCCTCCCACACCTGTCATTTATtctcacgtccgtctcccccgctggacggtaagctcctcgagggcggggatggtGGCTACCCACTgcaccgaagtgcttagtacagtgctctgcacacggtaagcgctccacggATTCCATCGCCCGACCGATTCCCGCGGCACGGCACCTGGTCCCGGCAGAGGTCCACGTTGGGCCGGTAGGTGCGCGTCTCCAGTCTCGTGTGGGCCAGCTTCAGGTTGTCCATCTTCCTGCGCAGATCCTCCTCCAGCCTGCGGATGTCCTCCTCCATGCCTGAGATCTCTTCCAGGATCTGGGGGCCAGACACGGTCAGGGCTGGTTGCCGGGGGGTGAAGGTGGGCTCCCTAGAGACACTGCCCGTACCCCAGTTCCACCCTGTCCCCTGCAAAGAATTAGGGGGGGCATTTCCCTCAGTCTGAGGACGAGCTGCTTATTGTGCACAACTTGGCCTACAATTGCCCTCAAGAGGGCAAAAACCTGAAGATTGCTGGGGGATCTGGGTGTCTCGACAGCTTAACCCCTGCCCCTACtctggctctcatctcctccttcccccagcttTCTTTTTCCACCCAGAGAGGCGGCATCCCCTGTTTCCTGGAGCAACAACCCAACCTGCAGCATCCCAAAGGACTCTGGATCCTCCTGGGGAACCcaggtggatggggaggaggagcgtggCAGGGATGAGTTGGGTTTCGGGGAACGGCTCACGTTCTTCTCCTGCCATCTGAGTTCATCGTAGGCTTTCTCCATCTCCCGCATTCTCTTCCGGAAGGCGAATTCAGCCATCACACGCTGGGCTTCCAACTCGTTATCGGTctggattggggaggggagttgggggattgatgcagggaggggtgggaggggatggctAGGGGCCCACGCTTCTAGTCAGTGATCATGCTTATCCATAAactcatggggggggggggcgtgtgtgGGGAAGTTGGGACACCTACGCACAGAATGGACCAAGGAATAGCCATGTCGGCACGTATGTGCTCATGTATATGGATAATGGAGCTTAGCAGTAGTCTGGAGGGgagggtctctctccccccaactccccccagcccccaagaaCAGGGCCCAGCTTGGGTAGAGCAGGGAAGGGTCACCCCAGCGATGGTCAGGGCGATGGCCTCTCGCAGTTCCATCGACGCCTTTATCTCGGCTTCCGCCCGGTCCTTGTTGTACTGACTGAATTCGTCCCACTGCTGCGGCGTTGTCGATCTGGATcgtgggaagaaggggaggtgtgtgtgtgtatgtgttacaaacacacacatatacacgcacacacatacagtcATACGCGTGGCTGCATCCTAACGACGTTTGGGGCCAAGAACTGAGTAGGTCTTCGCCAGCGGAGGGCCGTTCCTTACCCTGTGGGCACCCGGGTGGGGTTGACCTTCAGGGAGATATTGGGGGAGTTGACGTTGAGTGAATGGCAAACACGATCGATCTCTAGGGCCTCCATCTTATTTCGGTGGTCAAAGTTGAGTTGCTGTCGGGCTTCCTGCAGAAggctggaggtgaagggggggaggagaggggaccccAAGGAGGGATCCAGAGTCCATGAACAACTCACGGTCCCCcgcaacaacacacacacacccacaccagcACATGCTCACCACAGCTGCTCGAAGGCCTCGTCAATCCTGCCTTGCAAGGTCTTCTTAATCCCGTCGATCAATTCCACCTCCTTATGCAGCTCGTCCTCCACAGAGTCCTTGACTACGTCAATGTCCCTCCGACTCTCCCGCAGAGTCAGGCACTCGATGGCCACGTCCAGGGGCAGGCCTTTGGCCTGCAGGGCCCGTTCTGCCGCCTCCTTCAcctgtgggagagaagaggagactgagagtGATCAATAgggatgcccaaggtcactttctgagaagttgcatggcctaatggatcgagcacgggcctgagagtcagagggatctgggttctaatcccagctctgcctcttggctgctgtgaccttggcaagtcacttcatttctctgtgtctcagttacctcatctgtaaaatggggattcagactgtgggccccatgtggggacgtggactgtgtccaacctgattagctcgtatctacccctggcacaaaggaagcgcttaaatgccataaaaaacaaagagaagaaaaactTTCTTCCACTGTCCTGTCTACATTCCCAGCTCCAGACCTTTCtaagaagaggaagatgaagaagattCACCTCACAGAAGTTACTGGCCAATGGCTCCCAGCCTGCCATCACTGGCCCTCTGCATCCAGGTCCACCCAACGGTCCTCGGGTAACAAGAGAAGCTTCggagcctctctcccccaccacctttgagtgcagtgcactgtctgAGCACCCAAGAAATATAATAGATGCACaagatagtattcattcattcaatcgtattcactgagcgcttactaggtgcagaacactgtactaagcgcttggatagagacaatccaacaccgggctcacatcTCTGCCCATCAGGAACTCAACCTCTATGGAGGCCATGGACACAGATGTATTCGCAAGCAGTGTGAACATAAAAAAACTGAGCGTTCGATAgactatacaaatatacacaagtcctgaggTTGGGCTGAGATGGCTAAGGATCGGTAAGATTTGGGGGTACTGAGTATTTGTCAGGGtagacagacacacaaacacacacaaccgcccccggccccaacccccaAGCTTTATACCTTGCTCAGAGCATCAATCTCAGCATCAATCTCCGCCAGGCACTTGTCCAGAGCCTCTTTCCAACGTTTGATGCTCTCCATCCGCTCCTCCAGGCGGGTCCGGTTGTCATGTTCGTCCCATTTGGTCTGGAACAGGCAGACCCACCCAGCTGAGAGCCCAGCCCtcaataatcatcatcgtcagtggtatttcctgagtacgTATTGTGTGCGGTGCATtataccaagcgctcgggagagtacgacgaaagagagtcggtagatacattcccggcccgcagagagtttacagtctagagggggagacagacattactctaaGGAAACAACTTCTaatctataatttatagataaaTGCTATGGGGATGAAAGTGGGGAGACTCTCCCCCTCCGGGTTCCGGGCCCATTCTGCCATCCTCTCATGCGGGTTGTCAGGCAGGATCTGTCTGGGGGGTGCCACTCTCTCTGGTTTGTCTGGGTTATGGACTTTTCTGAAACATGTGGCTGGAGACCCTCCTTTTTCTAGAACTGAAAACACGGTACAAAATCATCcatacagataataatgttggtatttgttaagcgcttactacgtgcggagcactgttctaagcgctggggtagatacagggtaagcgggttgtcccacgtgaggctcacagtcttcatccccattttacagatgagggaactgaggcacagagaagtgaagtgacttgcccacagtcacacagctgacaagcggcagagccgggatttgaacccatgacctctgactcccaagcccgggctctttccaatgaaccacgctgcttctctacagatcccACAGCTACGCCACCAAGCACTATAAAACACACATTCAGACCTCCATTCACTTTCTTCCCTCTCACAGATTCATCCCCTCACCTACCCTTCCCctttcacccccagccccatcaacccagcatggcctagtggaaagaaaccgggcctgggagtcagaaggacctgggttctaatcccggctccgtcgcttgtcagctgtgtgaccttgggcaagtcacttcactttcctgtgcctcagctccctcaactataaaatggggattaagaccgtgagccccatgtgggatgtggactgtgtctgacctgattagcctgtatgaagcccagggctaagtacagtgcttgctatgttccaggcacttcaaTATCATTAAAAACTAGGTGTACAGAAATACACATTCACATGCACACCTACTTTTCTGGACATCTCTTggaccttctgcccctccccaccttctccttcctcacctggcTGTTGGTCTCATTTCGGAGAGTCCGGGCCTCCTGGCGGATCTGATAGGCGGCATCCCGCTGGCGCTCCGCATTGCTGGAGAGCAGGAAGTTGCTCGTCTGCCAATCGGGGACAGTGAAGCGCGGCCCCGGCTTGACGCTCAACATGGTCACGGCGGCGGCCGAGCAGGAGCGGATGGAGGGTCACACGGGCTCCCCTTTCAGCAGCTCGAGTCCCACCGTCAGCTCCACCGATAGAGGCTGGGCTAGTCGAACTGAGGCGAGGCCCTgggggagaagaacagagggcaAGGACATCGAGTCGGGAAGGGGAGAACACCCAGGGATTGGGCCGGGGAGGGATTTCTGTGCACTCGGACATTGAACACGCTGGCGATACGATGCACGATAGGAAAATCTGCACCAACCACCCTCGAGGGCCGCTCAGAGACTGGGAATAACAGGGCTGCAGCTGAAGGCCGAGATGCAGGACCAAGAGACggatcctttagagaagcagctcggcgtaacggatagagcgcgggcctgggagtcaggagatcatgggttctaatcccgctctccctgttgtctgctgctgtgacaccttgggcaagtcactttgcttctctggcctcacttacctcatctgtaaaatggggattgagtccgtgagccccacgtggaacaaggaccgtgcccaacccgatttgcttgcgtccaggccggtgctttagtacagtgcctggcacacagcgcttaacagatattatcagCGCCTTAGCAAAGagcttgccgccgacccctcgaaGGAACTCTAAACCCAGGATTAAAAAGCCAGTGCCCAGAAAgaggtaggggatgggagggaagggtagGCGAGGAAGTGTTGATAAGAACAATGGGGGTATGGGGTTACCCCCTCAAAACTTgatctgccccctcccttccctggcctTTTCACCCCAAGAcccgctttctctctcccccttacctcTTCCCCTAGTTCTCACCTGGGCCTTCACTTTGTGTCAAGGCGGTTGCTAAGCACGCCCCGACGGTTGCTAGGCAACCGGTCTTTGGCAAAAGCCAATGGGAAGCCGACCTGCTTGTTTGGTTCGGGGAGGCCGGCTTGGTAACGGAGGCAACGGGAGAAAGGACACGACGACGGGAGGGGAATCTGCAGCTGGGGGATAAGGCCCGCGCCTGTAAAGCCGATACAAGACAACCATGTCTGTTTTGGAAGAAGGCCAGCATCGaggcacttacctacatatctgcaattttattaatactaatgtccgtctctcccctccccccccccagggcctaAGTTCGTTGCGGGTGGGTGtctccccagcggttagtacagtgctctgcatacagtaagcgctcactaaatactaccaGCTGCCGTCTGGGACTTTGGCAGCAAGAGCTAACACCGAGAGTCCAGAAAGCGTCGAggcggagaagaggaggggaagtatcatgatcatcatcatcgatggtattgacCGAGCATTTAGTTGggtgcagagtacggtactaagcgctggggagaggacgatacaagagatggtagacacgttccctgcctataaggagcttaagaAAAAAGGACAGAGTGGGAATGGGCTGTTTCCTAAAGGCATACAAAAGGAAATGAGTGGAACCACTTCACGAGTGTGAATGGGCTGTTTCCTAAGGGCATACAAAGGGAAATGAGTGGAACCACCGCAGGAAGCTTTTAGATCGGGTGTCCATGAGTCTGGGCTTGTCGCAGGTGTGGGACTCTCCTCCTACGGCTGCCCTATGAAATATTAAGAACCGTTTTCCCTGGGCAGCTCCATCTGATCCTCGGGAGGTTTCTGCTAAATGTTTTCTTCCTTCTGAGGTTTCTGGGACTATTTTCGAGTTCTGCCCAATCCAAATCCGTCTCCACGCTTTTTGAACCCGTAGTATCTTTTTTCAAATTCCTCTATCTCCTGATAATCTGTAAGAATCTTATCTCAGCCCCATTAAGCCACAGGCTCTCACTTCTCTTCctcgccctcccacccctccgcccctggAAACAAACAGCACCCAGGATGCGTACCTCTTTACCCTGAGGGTGAAAAGATTTAGTTACAACAACCCATTGAAGATTGgagcaaagcttttttttttttattgcagtTATTAGTGAAAGTTACACTTCAAACTGAAGCAAAGCGACACTAAAACcaacaaaatttttaaaaagggtaAAAACAAATACAACATAGAATCCTTCCAGTATCCAGAATGGCAGAAAAGAGGAGTGGATCTGTCCCAGGAAACATTGGTGACAGTTTTGGCTCAGAAAGAGTTACATGACAAATTCTCAACAGAAAGTATTTTAAGTGACTAATTTAACAACAAAATCAACCTCCCCAGACATTCTACTTTTAATCTCAACCACAGGTCCTTTGTGACATTTACATACACCACCATCATCCAACTGAAAGATACAACCTTTACCAAATTCTAATGACCCTTGAACACATATGCGGGCTTCATTTCAGAATCGACTTTTTTTGCTCATCCGTGCTCGGTCTGAGCCTCCAAGAGATTAAACCGGCACTCACGCGTGACCCGAAATCCACACCTGAAGGGTCAAGACTCGTGCATCGAGGGATGGTTTCCATTGACTGCCAAGTGTTCGGCCTGTGCTGTGAACCCAGCGATGATTTGGGTACAACTTCATTCCGGGATCCAATTACCTGGCAACATACTATCTTTCACTTGACAGCTTGGAAATATTTCTGGAGAGTTCCCATTTCCTCCAGCAGAGGATTGGCAGTCCTCTTAGAGATCGCCTCCTATCCTGTGGCACAACGTCGACCGCAATCTCTCTTCAACCCGTCACCTTTATTTTGGAGCCATTCAACCAGGCAAACATGAAAAAAAGAGGCTTCAAAAATGAGGGCTTCAAAAATCACAAAAATATCTAAACAGTGATGCTGATAACATCCCCAACTGGAGGCTCTTCATTCAAAGCAAACACAGAAATCCGGTGACTAGACAAAGAAGATGAGGACAAACAAGGAAGAAAGCTTCCAACCCATCGTTTTCCTGAGCTGAAAGCTTAAAACTTGGTTACTGGTAGAAAATTTTGGCAAGAACAGTTTGCTGAAAAGGACAATGGAGAAAGAGACTACTCTGCTTCTGTTTAGTATTTCAGTTTTAAAACATACTGATATCAACCCCCAAAAATAGTAGTTCACATCCGCAATACAAATAGGCACACACGGTCAAGATGGTTAAAAAGTAAAAGTTAAAAGGCTTTTGTTTTTATTGATTCACTTGCCATCTACCTGCAATACATTTGTGCGGTGACCCCCTCTCACAGTTTCAGATTTGCTCTGCTCTGGAGAAGGTGCCGGTTCCACCTTCGTGGTCAGGACACATCGTTACTCTCGAAAAGCAGCAGTTACGGAAAGAGAGGAGACCAGGTAGCGATGCtaatggagtgtgtgtgtgtgtgtgtgtgagagagagagagaaagggagggagggagagagagaagagacagacgacagacagaagggagagaaatataAATGTTCTCCGGAGAAAGCTTTTGTCCACTGGAGTGGCCGGTTTAAAATTTTATTCCAAAAGGAATTCCAAAAAGCACTGAGGAAAGGAACAGCACATTATCTTTATATAGATTTGTTTTATACACATAGTGTTATACATGTAGTATATTTCTATATACACACATCCACACATCACTGCTTCCAGAAGCCCATGAGCCATTCAGTGTCCTCTAGTAATAGCCATCAATGCACTAGTCCATGAGAACAACCTTCGCCTAGACACCGTAATACTCTGATTGGCCCATAActgaagagagacattaaagctACATATGATAATGAAAGTCTTGAAAAGAATACCTGATTTACTGTAAATAGACAGTGCTCTTATCTATACAAATCGTGCAGGTTTTGTTTTCAGTGAAGCgcagcctccttccctcttccccgttGGCTGTTAATCTCCCACACTGCAAGCACCGAGGCCAGCCACATTGGCACTCTGCGTTGGGAAGCCCCTAAAGCTTGCACCAAGGGGAGttaagtgtgtgagtgtgtatatatatatatatatatatgaaaattaAAAAACGTACCCAGATAACTCTATACCCTGTGTACccaaaattccatttttttttttttaaacctcttcCGCGATTAGAAATTTACCACCCGCCATATTACTGTAGGCCTCTGTGGTCATTTCTAGAGACGAGACCCTCCCAGGTGAAAGAACTCCACATCTGGAACCTAGCCAGACCCACGGAGTCCTCGTGATTTCACGTGCGGCTACGGGAGAATGAAATGGCATCACTGCAGCAGCAAACACCTCTACAAGTAAATGAACGAAATCCTTTGAATCTTCCCGGCAAAGCTAGGCTCAGCTCAGCTTCGCTGGATGAAATAAGTACACTTTCCTCTTCAAAGCAAAGGGAGAACTTGgggttcttttctctccccttaaaGGAAGTAAAATCTTCAACAAAAAGGGAGGTTAAGCATTTCTGGGGACTCCAGAACGGACTCAGGTGGCAACTTTCAGtcaaaaaaatataaaataaaatcaagTTACCTGAAGTCTCCAAAAGGCTGTTGATTTCTTAGTATCAAATGGCTTCCATAGCATTATTCAAACTCAAATGTACAACTTCATTTGCCCATAGCACCACTAAAATGAGGTTGTTTTAACTGTGGCTGTTCTGCTGTGGATGATTAAGAGAAGAGTTCAGCCTCGGGCACAGGGACTCTggaagggtggggaaaaggaCATGTTTCCAAGCGAACGTTACCTCGCTATGGTCTATGCTGACTCTCCAACTGGCATAGGGAACTCATCTACTTCTAGATCTGACACTTTCACCCAGAAGCCAAACGGACCACAAATCACTCACTCGCAAACCAGAATATTACCTTGGATTTCTAGAGCACCTCACACACGGTATTTTATTTTCTCTAACAACATCCCCGTGAGGTAGGTACAGGCAGGTATCATTGTCTCCATTTCACAcagggggaaacaggcacagcGAGGTCACACGAGGAGTTAGGGACAGAGCGGGAACTAACAGCCAGTTCTTGAGCGTTTGGGTGCAGAGTgccgtacaaagcgcttgggagagtacaatacaacagaattggtaggcacattccctgacaacaGGGAGCCTATAGTCTGGCTTCTTAC
Protein-coding sequences here:
- the TEKT2 gene encoding tektin-2 codes for the protein MLSVKPGPRFTVPDWQTSNFLLSSNAERQRDAAYQIRQEARTLRNETNSQTKWDEHDNRTRLEERMESIKRWKEALDKCLAEIDAEIDALSKVKEAAERALQAKGLPLDVAIECLTLRESRRDIDVVKDSVEDELHKEVELIDGIKKTLQGRIDEAFEQLCLLQEARQQLNFDHRNKMEALEIDRVCHSLNVNSPNISLKVNPTRVPTGSTTPQQWDEFSQYNKDRAEAEIKASMELREAIALTIAGTDNELEAQRVMAEFAFRKRMREMEKAYDELRWQEKNILEEISGMEEDIRRLEEDLRRKMDNLKLAHTRLETRTYRPNVDLCRDQVQYGLTDEVHQLEGTVAVLKQKLAQSKDALDALYKHLARVQADIICKANSLQLDNKCMDTRRKLTVPAEKYVPEMDTFNRTTNRTLPPVKSYQLELA